One region of Miscanthus floridulus cultivar M001 chromosome 19, ASM1932011v1, whole genome shotgun sequence genomic DNA includes:
- the LOC136526969 gene encoding uncharacterized protein, whose product MQRAAGRQQLPAPAVSAMDLFPIGGFVRLRSRARDNKYVHADEDGIHVSLRPLGAVPSLNAVWKVDRWPVEGGGNDLLLLQGAAYGRYLAVAHEDEVPPSGHRGVRAVQRDYNLPNLDPSFMWTPYRVEAGHYVRLHNDDQRCLRANGRRRYWNKLVTVDVRNGDGTTMMQWMVEAIPSTHDPLPLPPPPPPQPPIRVRRGLFRRRRMHQNPERRIWHFWLGDDGNPVSDDWPSFFSHDNSVANLRAQVARLEHDENITLGVRAGYNARVIPLVTNLPNNEDPMQIIVYTTGSPAAAALTYPQF is encoded by the exons ATGCAGCGCGCCGCCGGTCGTCAGCAGTTGCCGGCGCCGGCAGTCTCTGCGATGGACCTCTTCCCCATCGGGGGCTTCGTGCGGCTGCGGAGCCGCGCGCGGGACAACAAGTACGTCCACGCCGACGAGGACGGGATCCACGTCTCCCTGCGCCCGCTCGGCGCCGTCCCCTCCCTGAACGCGGTGTGGAAGGTGGACCGCTGGCCCGTCGAAGGAGGGGGCaacgacctcctcctcctccagggcGCCGCCTACGGCCGGTACCTCGCGGTCGCGCACGAGGATGAGGTTCCCCCGTCAGGCCACCGCGGCGTCCGCGCCGTCCAGCGCGACTACAACTTGCCGAACCTGGACCCTTCCTTCATGTGGACGCCCTATAGGGTGGAGGCCGGCCACTACGTCCGCTTGCACAACGACGACCAGCGCTGCCTCCGCGCCAACGGCAGGCGCCGCTACTGGAACAAGCTCGTCACCGTCGATGTCAGGAACGGCGACGGGACCACGATGATGCAGTGGATGGTCGAGGCCATCCCGTCGACCCATGATCCGCTGCCCcttccgcctccgcctccacctcaaCCTCCG ATTCGTGTAAGGCGTGGCCTGTTCAGGAGGCGGCGCATGCATCAGAATCCGGAGCGGAGGATCTGGCATTTTTGGTTGGGCGATGATGGGAACCCTGTTAGTGACGACTGGCCTTCATTCTTCTCCCACGACAACTCCGTAGCCAACCTGAGGGCCCAGGTGGCGCGCCTTGAGCATGACGAGAACATCACGTTGGGCGTGCGGGCCGGCTACAATGCGCGCGTGATCCCGCTTGTCACAAACCTGCCTAATAACGAAGATCCCATGCAAATCATCGTCTACACCACCGGATCACCAG CTGCTGCGGCGTTAACGTACCCACAGTTTTGA